A single genomic interval of Pangasianodon hypophthalmus isolate fPanHyp1 chromosome 8, fPanHyp1.pri, whole genome shotgun sequence harbors:
- the LOC113536035 gene encoding leiomodin-1, which yields MSRRKVRLARSERTVSEDSDIDSLLESLSPDEVEELERELIIIDPDPSVPVGLRQRNQTEKQPTRGYDREAMLDYCERETKKLIERELSFEGEAKGEGRRRDRLRRTRSKEHRSFSRSHSREASDKDEAKNEESEAHVKEEKTVYKNCKDGEKKIEDEVKKTSDIKTEYRQTERGKEILAERNLEREVENKNDKQREASKKERGSSKTSELISKLQKKEDNKEKERKDNSKIGENLRTKGLISKLQGNKEVENREKEEKEKEVEKKRESRTKGLVSKLEEQKSQSEHGRVSERGSRQRDLEGPVIEKKKEKEEEKCSEKSRPYSERDATGTEKRKDRMKRWEKVDEIETEQEKQRKEEKKRERGKEEGKSLVKNAKTHNNVTETCSSGDEQSVKTGDEEEHDEEDDYMDSDTGSSMFDDLLEQVRNDDPELTELNINNSDVIKTDTLIQFAEGLRSNTHIKTFALANTRADDHVAFAIAGTLRNNTTLTGINLDSNLLTGKGILAIIESLQHNATLKELRFHNQRHICGGKTEMEMTKVLRDNTSLLKLGYHFELAGPRMTMTNILSRNMDRQRQKRLEAQRLAKQESQASSAPPSEEKKKLIPDKPKLKQTPQSNPVEKKQSILAKVSKFNKPSSPPKATPPSKSTAAPSSSKATAKKGGLTTESSPGPPAPPPPPAPVLDIQALRKSLTSVSQRKQDSSHVSARGTPKSSRDQLLDSIRNCNMNTLKKVEVPKRLK from the exons ATGTCGAGGAGGAAAGTTCGTCTCGCGCGCTCTGAGCGTACAGTGAGCGAGGACTCGGACATAGACAGCCTGCTGGAGAGCCTGTCTCCTGATGAGGTGGAGGAGCTGGAGAGGGAGCTGATTATCATCGACCCGGATCCCAGTGTGCCGGTGGGGCTCAGGCAGAGAAACCAGACCGAGAAACAGCCGACACGTGGCTACGACCGTGAAGCCATGCTGGACTACTGCGAGCGAGAGACCAAGAAGCTCATAGAGAGGGAGCTGTCCTTTGAG GGGGAGGCCAAAGGTGAAGGCCGTAGACGGGACCGGCTAAGGAGAACAAGAAGCAAAGAACATCGGAGCTTTTCTAGGTCACACAGCCGTGAAGCATCTGACAAGGATGAGGCCAAAAATGAGGAAAGTGAAGCTCATGTCAAAGAGGAAAAAACTGTGTACAAAAATTGCaaggatggagaaaaaaaaatagaggatGAGGTCAAAAAGACCTCTGACATCAAAACAGaatacagacaaacagagagagggaaagaaatatTAGCAGAGAGGAATTTAGAAAGAGaggtagaaaataaaaatgataaacaaagGGAGGCATCTAAGAAAGAGCGGGGTAGCAGCAAGACATCAGAGCTCATCTCCAAACTACAGAAAAAGGAGGATaataaagagaaggagagaaaggacAATAGTAAGATTGGAGAAAATTTGAGAACAAAAGGGTTGATATCCAAGTTACAGGGCAACAAAGAGGTAGAAAACagggagaaagaagaaaaagagaaggaggtagagaaaaaaagagagagtagAACAAAAGGACTAGTCTCCAAACTGGAGGAGCAGAAAAGCCAATCAGAACATGGCAGAGTGTCAGAAAGGGGAAGCAGACAAAGAGACCTGGAGGGTCCTGtgatagagaaaaagaaggaaaaggaagaggaaaagtgCAGTGAGAAAAGTAGACCCTACTCTGAAAGAGATGCAACTGGAACAGAGAAAAGGAAGGACAGAATGAAAAGGTGGGAGAAAGTGGATGAGATAGAGACGGagcaagaaaaacagagaaaggaagagaaaaagcgAGAAAGAGGTAAAGAGGAAGGGAAGAGTTTAGTGAAGAATGCTAAAACTCATAATAATGTTACTGAGACCTGCAGTAGTGGGGATGAGCAGTCTGTCAAAACAGGGGATGAGGAAGAGCATGATGAAGAGGATGATTATATGGACAGTGATACTGGCTCCAGCATGTTTGATGACCTCTTGGAACAGGTGCGCAATGATGATCCTGAACTCACCGAGCTTAACATCAACAACTCTGATGTTATCAAGACAGATACACTGATCCAGTTTGCTGAAGGACTTCGCAGTAACACTCACATTAAAACATTTGCTCTTGCCAACACAAGAGCTGATGATCACGTAGCTTTTGCCATTGCTGGGACTTTACGGAACAACACCACGCTAACAGGAATCAACCTGGATTCCAACCTTCTCACCGGCAAAGGCATTCTGGCTATCATTGAGTCTTTGCAGCACAATGCCACCCTTAAAGAGCTTCGCTTCCACAACCAGAGACACATCTGTGGAGGGAAGACTGAGATGGAAATGACAAAGGTACTACGGGATAATACTTCGTTACTCAAGTTGGGTTATCACTTTGAGCTAGCTGGGCCAAGGATGACCATGACCAACATCCTTAGTCGTAATATGGACCGTCAGCGGCAGAAACGACTGGAAGCACAACGTCTTGCCAAGCAGGAATCTCAGGCAAGCTCAGCGCCCCCTagtgaagagaaaaagaagctcATACCTGACAAGCCCAAACTTAAGCAAACTCCACAGTCCAACCCTGTTGAGAAAAAGCAATCTATATTAGCAAAAGTTTCCAAATTTAATAAACCCTCTTCACCCCCCAAAGCCACTCCACCCTCCAAGTCCACGGCTGCCCCCTCATCCTCCAAAGCAACAGCTAAAAAAGGTGGGCTCACAACAGAGTCAAGCCCAGGacctccagctcctcctcctcctcctgccccAGTGCTGGATATTCAGGCACTTCGGAAGTCGTTGACCTCAGTCTCGCAGCGCAAACAAGACAGCAGCCATGTCTCAGCACGTGGAACACCAAAAAGTTCCAGAGATCAGTTGCTGGACTCTATCAGGAACTGCAACATGAACACGCTCAAGAAG GTCGAGGTTCCTAAGCGGCTGAAGTAG
- the si:ch73-170d6.2 gene encoding uncharacterized protein si:ch73-170d6.2: protein METKIKNNNNYTKLSTGNPSVYLLNLKKTGRDDLRKKDFGSSCNPHPNKTIMLLGATGSGKTTLINGMINYILGVEWRDTCRFKLIDEQTSKTQAESQTSEVTAYQLHYQNDFQIPYSVTIIDTPGFGDTRGISQDKEITEKIRKFFSEQDGILGLDAVCFVVQSALARLTQTQKYIFEAILSIFGKDIANNITIMITFADGQKPPVLEAIEAADIPCVKKEDGTFLHFKFNNSALFAQNIEVDDEDNFDEMFWKMGKGSMKRFFNHLETMETQSLQLTKEVLSERKHLEAVVAGVQPLIQTGLAKLDEIRMTTAALEQNQNIIKENENFEYEVEIEKSKKVDLERGRFVTNCLGCNFTCHYPCNISDDEQKHGCAAMKNGSCTVCPGQCIWNVHHNMLYRFETETVKEKRMYANLKKQFEEALGRNMTIEKIIKQLEEEYYDVQIKVLDLNDKLAKSLTRLKEIALRPDPLSTPDYIELLIESEKQTAKAGFKKRIAELEELKKRALILQKVEKGEPLTEHEKVLKTRQGIGQKVRGVYNDIKQWYNRTLGN from the coding sequence ATGGAgaccaaaattaaaaacaataacaactacACTAAACTAAGCACTGGTAATCCCTCAGTGTATCTACTGAATCTgaagaaaacaggaagagaTGATCTTCGCAAAAAAGACTTTGGAAGTTCTTGTAACCCTCacccaaacaaaacaataatgctCCTGGGTGCCACTGGCTCTGGAAAGACCACTCTCATTAATGGCATGATCAATTATATACTGGGAGTGGAGTGGCGTGATACATGCAGATTTAAACTGATAGATGAGCAGACCAGTAAAACACAAGCCGAGAGCCAAACATCAGAGGTTACAGCATATCAGCTTCACTATCAAAATGACTTCCAGATTCCCTATTCAGTCACAATCATAGACACACCAGGGTTTGGAGACACCAGGGGAATCTCCCAAGACAAGGAGATCACTGAGAAAATTAGAAAGTTCTTCTCTGAACAAGATGGCATTCTTGGTcttgatgctgtttgttttgtggtACAGTCAGCTTTAGCTCGACTAACCCAAACccagaaatacatttttgaagCCATTCTTTCAATCTTTGGAAAGGACATTGCAAACAATATCACCATTATGATCACCTTTGCTGATGGGCAGAAACCTCCTGTACTAGAGGCCATTGAAGCTGCTGATATCCCTTGTGTAAAAAAGGAAGATGGAACATTCCTCCATTTCAAATTCAACAATTCTGCACTTTTTGCCCAGAATATAGAGGTGGATGATGAAGACAACTTTGATGAAATGTTCTGGAAAATGGGAAAAGGAAGCATGAAACGATTCTTTAATCACCTGGAGACAATGGAGACCCAAAGTCTTCAGCTCACAAAAGAAGTTCTGTCTGAACGCAAACACCTGGAGGCAGTTGTAGCTGGAGTTCAGCCACTCATCCAAACCGGTCTGGCAAAACTTGATGAAATCAGAATGACAACAGCAGCACTGGAACAAAATCAGAATATcataaaggaaaatgaaaattttgaaTATGAGGTTGAAATAGAAAAGAGTAAGAAGGTTGACCTTGAAAGGGGAAGATTTGTGACAAATTGCCTTGGCTGCAACTTCACCTGCCATTATCCATGTAACATTTCAGATGATGAACAGAAACATGGTTGTGCAGCAATGAAAAATGGCAGCTGTACAGTGTGTCCTGGTCAATGCATCTGGAATGTGCATCACAACATGCTGTACAGATTTGAAACTGAAActgtgaaagagaaaagaatgtATGCAAACCTGAAAAAGCAATTTGAAGAAGCTTTGGGGAGAAATATGACAATAGAGAAAATCATCAAGCAGTTGGAGGAGGAATATTACGATGTACAAATCAAAGTCTTGGATTTAAATGATAAACTTGCCAAAAGCCTGACACGTCTGAAGGAAATTGCTCTTCGCCCAGATCCCTTGTCCACACCAGATTACATTGAACTACTGATTGAGTCTGAGAAGCAGACGGCCAAAGCAGGGTTCAAAAAGCGCATTGCTGAGTTGGAAGAGTTAAAAAAACGTGCTTTGATTCTGCAGAAGGTGGAGAAAGGAGAACCACTTACTGAACACGAGAAGGTTTTGAAGACAAGGCAAGGCATTGGTCAGAAAGTCCGTGGTGTGTATAACGATATTAAACAATGGTATAACAGAACATTGGGAAACTAG
- the LOC113526970 gene encoding CMRF35-like molecule 5 isoform X3, with protein MQACRPDMYSYIAHCAEFRKKAGDVQKTMQTFLRTLSFFQVLICVTMKTFKAESVFTGTEGGSVDISCKYADGYQYTPMYFCRDPCTSSTHVLIRSETADMVDSKGRYTALNTVSARRFSVTIRHLTLKDSGVYYCGVDKWFFDKLTKVKLTVSKAVPTVSTHAPVSRQDQSPEVTQLPCATTAISSTADNFTSYEEATSTTQTQHSLDPHALVILYRKKSSTHITSLKPPAPENQISHPPPYQEDFCHVYDEMLAVYSLAGPATADDSSATYSTIQLPAQADIAPH; from the exons ATGCAAGCATGCAGACCAGACATGTATAGTTATATAGCACATTGTGCTGAGTTTAGAAAGAAGGCTGGTGATGTGCAGAAAACAATGCAAACTTTTCTGAGGACTCTATCCTTTTTCCAAG ttctgataTGTGTGACAATGAAGACTTTCAAGGCTGAAAGTGTTTTTACTGGAACAGAAGGAGGCAGTGTGGATATCTCCTGTAAATACGCTGATGGATATCAGTATACACCCATGTACTTCTGTCGTGATCCATGCACTTCTTCTACTCATGTCTTAATTCGATCTGAGACGGCTGATATGGTCGACTCTAAGGGAAGATACACTGCACTAAACACTGTCTCTGCACGTCGCTTCTCTGTCACCATCAGACACCTTACATTAAAGGACTCTGGAGTTTATTACTGTGGAGTGGACAAATGGTTCTTTGACAAGTTGACTAAAGTAAAGCTTACTGTCAGTAAAG CAGTTCCGACTGTGTCTACACATGCTCCAGTGTCCAGGCAGGATCAAAGCCCTGAAGTTACACAGCTTCCCTGTGCTACAACAGCAATATCAAGTACTGCAG ATAATTTCACCTCATATGAAGAAGCAACATCCACAACTCAAACTCAACATTCTTTAGACCCACACG CTCTTGTGATTCTTTACAGAAAGAAAtccagcacacacatcacat CTTTGAAACCACCTGCTCCTGAAAACCAAATTTCACACCCACCACCTTATCAG GAGGACTTTTGCCATGTGTATGATGAGATGTTGGCTGTGTATAGTTTAGCTGGTCCAGCTACAGCAGATGATTCTTCAGCCACGTACAGCACCATTCAGCTCCCCGCTCAAGCAGATATAGCTCCTCACTGA
- the LOC113526970 gene encoding CMRF35-like molecule 5 isoform X2, translating into MQACRPDMYSYIAHCAEFRKKAGDVQKTMQTFLRTLSFFQVLICVTMKTFKAESVFTGTEGGSVDISCKYADGYQYTPMYFCRDPCTSSTHVLIRSETADMVDSKGRYTALNTVSARRFSVTIRHLTLKDSGVYYCGVDKWFFDKLTKVKLTVSKAVPTVSTHAPVSRQDQSPEVTQLPCATTAISSTADNFTSYEEATSTTQTQHSLDPHGQLLVVCGGVLGLMLCCVLAALVILYRKKSSTHITSLKPPAPENQISHPPPYQEDFCHVYDEMLAVYSLAGPATADDSSATYSTIQLPAQADIAPH; encoded by the exons ATGCAAGCATGCAGACCAGACATGTATAGTTATATAGCACATTGTGCTGAGTTTAGAAAGAAGGCTGGTGATGTGCAGAAAACAATGCAAACTTTTCTGAGGACTCTATCCTTTTTCCAAG ttctgataTGTGTGACAATGAAGACTTTCAAGGCTGAAAGTGTTTTTACTGGAACAGAAGGAGGCAGTGTGGATATCTCCTGTAAATACGCTGATGGATATCAGTATACACCCATGTACTTCTGTCGTGATCCATGCACTTCTTCTACTCATGTCTTAATTCGATCTGAGACGGCTGATATGGTCGACTCTAAGGGAAGATACACTGCACTAAACACTGTCTCTGCACGTCGCTTCTCTGTCACCATCAGACACCTTACATTAAAGGACTCTGGAGTTTATTACTGTGGAGTGGACAAATGGTTCTTTGACAAGTTGACTAAAGTAAAGCTTACTGTCAGTAAAG CAGTTCCGACTGTGTCTACACATGCTCCAGTGTCCAGGCAGGATCAAAGCCCTGAAGTTACACAGCTTCCCTGTGCTACAACAGCAATATCAAGTACTGCAG ATAATTTCACCTCATATGAAGAAGCAACATCCACAACTCAAACTCAACATTCTTTAGACCCACACG GACAGCTGCTTGTTGTTTGTGGAGGGGTGCTGGGCCTAATGCTCTGCTGTGTTCTTGCAGCTCTTGTGATTCTTTACAGAAAGAAAtccagcacacacatcacat CTTTGAAACCACCTGCTCCTGAAAACCAAATTTCACACCCACCACCTTATCAG GAGGACTTTTGCCATGTGTATGATGAGATGTTGGCTGTGTATAGTTTAGCTGGTCCAGCTACAGCAGATGATTCTTCAGCCACGTACAGCACCATTCAGCTCCCCGCTCAAGCAGATATAGCTCCTCACTGA
- the LOC113526970 gene encoding CMRF35-like molecule 5 isoform X1 — protein MQACRPDMYSYIAHCAEFRKKAGDVQKTMQTFLRTLSFFQVLICVTMKTFKAESVFTGTEGGSVDISCKYADGYQYTPMYFCRDPCTSSTHVLIRSETADMVDSKGRYTALNTVSARRFSVTIRHLTLKDSGVYYCGVDKWFFDKLTKVKLTVSKAVPTVSTHAPVSRQDQSPEVTQLPCATTAISSTADNFTSYEEATSTTQTQHSLDPHVITFPTGQLLVVCGGVLGLMLCCVLAALVILYRKKSSTHITSLKPPAPENQISHPPPYQEDFCHVYDEMLAVYSLAGPATADDSSATYSTIQLPAQADIAPH, from the exons ATGCAAGCATGCAGACCAGACATGTATAGTTATATAGCACATTGTGCTGAGTTTAGAAAGAAGGCTGGTGATGTGCAGAAAACAATGCAAACTTTTCTGAGGACTCTATCCTTTTTCCAAG ttctgataTGTGTGACAATGAAGACTTTCAAGGCTGAAAGTGTTTTTACTGGAACAGAAGGAGGCAGTGTGGATATCTCCTGTAAATACGCTGATGGATATCAGTATACACCCATGTACTTCTGTCGTGATCCATGCACTTCTTCTACTCATGTCTTAATTCGATCTGAGACGGCTGATATGGTCGACTCTAAGGGAAGATACACTGCACTAAACACTGTCTCTGCACGTCGCTTCTCTGTCACCATCAGACACCTTACATTAAAGGACTCTGGAGTTTATTACTGTGGAGTGGACAAATGGTTCTTTGACAAGTTGACTAAAGTAAAGCTTACTGTCAGTAAAG CAGTTCCGACTGTGTCTACACATGCTCCAGTGTCCAGGCAGGATCAAAGCCCTGAAGTTACACAGCTTCCCTGTGCTACAACAGCAATATCAAGTACTGCAG ATAATTTCACCTCATATGAAGAAGCAACATCCACAACTCAAACTCAACATTCTTTAGACCCACACG TTATTACTTTTCCAACAGGACAGCTGCTTGTTGTTTGTGGAGGGGTGCTGGGCCTAATGCTCTGCTGTGTTCTTGCAGCTCTTGTGATTCTTTACAGAAAGAAAtccagcacacacatcacat CTTTGAAACCACCTGCTCCTGAAAACCAAATTTCACACCCACCACCTTATCAG GAGGACTTTTGCCATGTGTATGATGAGATGTTGGCTGTGTATAGTTTAGCTGGTCCAGCTACAGCAGATGATTCTTCAGCCACGTACAGCACCATTCAGCTCCCCGCTCAAGCAGATATAGCTCCTCACTGA
- the LOC117597804 gene encoding CMRF35-like molecule 1: MQLTSKTKGKLIRRKKKYSYMVHCAEFRKNAGDVQKTMPTFLSTLFCFQVLICVTMKSKAESVFTGTEGGSVDISCKYADGYQYTPMYFCRDPCTSSTHVLIRSETADMVDSKGRYTALNTVSKRCFSVTIRHLTLKDSGVYYCGVDKWGFDELTKVKLTVSKAVPTVSTHAPVSRVNQSPEATEQPDASTMITATAVPTESTRDPVSRQNQSSHSDTKYCM, encoded by the exons ATGCAGCTCACCTCAAAGACAAAGGGCAAActtataagaagaaaaaaaaagtatagttATATGGTACACTGTGCTGAGTTTAGAAAGAACGCTGGTGATGTGCAGAAAACAATGCCAACATTTCTGAGCACGCTGTTCTGTTTCCAAG ttctgataTGTGTGACAATGAAGAGCAAGGCTGAAAGTGTTTTTACTGGAACAGAAGGAGGCAGTGTGGATATCTCCTGTAAATACGCTGATGGATATCAGTATACACCCATGTACTTCTGTCGTGATCCATGCACTTCTTCTACTCATGTCTTAATTCGATCTGAGACAGCTGATATGGTCGACTCTAAGGGAAGATACACTGCACTAAACACTGTCTCTAAACGTTGCTTTTCTGTCACCATCAGACACCTCACATTAAAGGACTCTGGAGTTTATTACTGTGGAGTGGACAAATGGGGCTTTGACGAGTTGACTAAAGTAAAGCTTACTGTCAGTAAAG CTGTTCCTACTGTGTCCACTCATGCTCCAGTCTCAAGAGTGAATCAAAGCCCTGAGGCTACAGAACAACCCGATGCCTCCACAATGATAACAGCTACTGCAG TTCCTACTGAGTCAACTCGTGATCCAGTGTCGAGGCAGAATCAAAGCTCTCACAGTGATACCAAGTACTGCATGTAG